A genomic stretch from Bosea sp. F3-2 includes:
- a CDS encoding ATP-binding cassette domain-containing protein, protein MAPLLHLRDVALTFGGQPLLEAAEIAVSAGERVCLVGRNGSGKSTLLKIAAGLVEPDHAERFVQPGATIRYLPQEPDFTGFDTALAYVEAGLGPGDDAYRAQYLLTELGLTGRENPASMSGGEGRRAALARVLAPEPDILLLDEPTNHLDLPVIEWLEQELKSLRSAMVLISHDRRFLTSLSRATIWLDRGVTRRMEKGFGDFEAWRDEVLEQEELERHKLDRKIAREEDWLRYGVSARRTRNQRRLGELHALREQRRTARAATGQVRLEASEAQTSGKLVIEAVNVAKAYGTNMIVKNLSLRVARGDRIGIVGPNGAGKTTLINLLTGALASDSGTVKLGTALEMVTLDQGRESLDPATPLGDALTGGGSDQVMVGGQPRHVVSYMKDFLFQPIQRGTPVGALSGGERGRLMLARALAKPSNLLVLDEPTNDLDLETLDLLQELLADYQGTVLLVSHDRDFIDRVVSAVLISDGDGVWTEFAGGYSDMLAQRGRGVGAKLRVVEKAPAAPKTASAPVQAAPAPRRKLSFNEKHALETLPKKIEALQAEAAKLNTAVAGDLYTRDPKLFAKATARLEEVSREIGDAEERWLELEMLREEIGA, encoded by the coding sequence GCTCGAAGCCGCCGAGATCGCGGTCTCGGCCGGCGAGCGCGTCTGCCTGGTCGGCCGCAACGGCTCGGGCAAGTCGACCCTGCTCAAGATTGCGGCGGGCCTCGTCGAGCCCGACCATGCCGAGCGCTTCGTCCAGCCCGGCGCGACCATCCGTTACCTGCCGCAGGAGCCGGACTTCACCGGCTTCGATACGGCACTCGCCTATGTCGAGGCAGGCTTGGGACCCGGCGACGACGCCTATCGCGCCCAATATCTGCTGACCGAGCTCGGTCTGACCGGGCGAGAGAACCCGGCCTCGATGTCGGGCGGCGAAGGGCGTCGGGCAGCGCTGGCGCGTGTGCTGGCGCCTGAGCCCGACATCCTGCTGCTCGACGAGCCGACCAACCATCTCGACCTGCCGGTGATCGAATGGCTGGAGCAGGAATTGAAGTCGCTGCGTTCGGCCATGGTGCTGATCAGCCACGACCGGCGCTTCCTGACCTCGTTGTCGCGCGCGACGATCTGGCTCGATCGCGGCGTCACGCGGCGGATGGAGAAGGGTTTTGGCGACTTCGAAGCCTGGCGCGACGAGGTGCTGGAGCAGGAGGAGCTGGAGCGCCACAAGCTCGATCGCAAGATCGCGCGGGAGGAGGACTGGCTGCGCTATGGCGTCAGCGCCCGGCGCACCCGCAACCAGCGCCGCCTCGGCGAACTCCACGCGCTACGCGAGCAACGCCGCACGGCCCGGGCCGCGACCGGCCAAGTCCGGCTTGAGGCTTCCGAGGCGCAGACCTCCGGCAAGCTCGTCATCGAGGCAGTCAACGTCGCCAAGGCCTATGGCACGAACATGATCGTCAAGAACCTGTCGCTCCGGGTGGCGCGCGGCGACCGGATCGGCATCGTCGGTCCGAACGGCGCCGGCAAGACGACGCTGATCAACCTGCTGACTGGCGCGCTCGCGTCCGACAGCGGTACGGTCAAGCTCGGCACGGCGCTGGAGATGGTGACGCTCGATCAGGGCCGCGAAAGCCTCGACCCGGCGACGCCGCTCGGCGATGCACTGACCGGCGGCGGCTCGGATCAGGTCATGGTCGGCGGCCAGCCGCGCCATGTCGTCTCCTATATGAAGGACTTCCTGTTCCAGCCGATCCAGCGCGGCACGCCGGTCGGCGCGCTCTCGGGCGGAGAGCGCGGGCGGCTGATGCTGGCCCGCGCCTTGGCGAAGCCGTCGAACCTGCTCGTGCTGGACGAGCCGACCAACGACCTCGATCTCGAAACGCTCGATCTGCTGCAGGAATTGTTGGCCGACTATCAGGGCACGGTGCTGCTGGTCAGCCATGACCGCGACTTCATCGACCGGGTCGTCTCGGCCGTGCTGATCTCGGATGGCGACGGCGTCTGGACCGAGTTTGCCGGCGGCTATTCCGACATGCTGGCTCAGCGCGGTCGTGGTGTCGGCGCGAAGCTACGTGTGGTGGAGAAGGCGCCAGCGGCGCCGAAGACTGCGAGCGCCCCCGTGCAGGCCGCGCCGGCGCCCAGGCGCAAGCTCTCCTTCAACGAGAAGCATGCGCTCGAAACGCTGCCGAAGAAGATCGAGGCGTTGCAGGCCGAGGCCGCGAAGCTCAACACCGCCGTGGCGGGCGATCTTTACACGCGCGATCCCAAGCTTTTCGCCAAGGCGACGGCGCGGCTGGAAGAGGTGTCGCGCGAGATCGGCGATGCCGAGGAGCGCTGGCTGGAGCTGGAGATGCTGCGGGAAGAGATTGGCGCCTGA
- a CDS encoding SDR family oxidoreductase gives MRLKGKTALVTGAAQGFGFGIAETFVREGARVAVLDINGDKAKEAAKAIGRKAFAVTCDVGKAKSVDKAVEKVIAKFGRLDIVVNNAGTTHRNKPMTEVTEEEFDRIFAVNVKSIYLMARATVPHFREHGGGVILNIGSTAGLRPRPGLTWYNGSKGAANLISQSMAVELAPDKIRVNAIAPVAGETPLLATFMGEDTPERRKAFTSTIPWGRFSTPQDIANAALFLCSDEADMVTGSVLAVDGGRCV, from the coding sequence ATGAGACTCAAAGGCAAGACGGCGCTGGTGACCGGCGCGGCGCAGGGCTTCGGTTTCGGCATCGCCGAGACCTTCGTGCGCGAAGGCGCGCGCGTTGCGGTGCTGGACATCAACGGCGACAAGGCCAAGGAAGCCGCGAAGGCGATCGGCCGCAAGGCCTTCGCCGTGACCTGCGATGTCGGCAAGGCCAAGAGCGTCGACAAGGCGGTCGAGAAGGTCATCGCCAAGTTCGGGCGGCTCGACATCGTCGTCAACAATGCCGGCACCACCCATCGCAACAAGCCGATGACCGAGGTGACCGAGGAAGAGTTCGACCGGATCTTCGCCGTCAATGTGAAGTCGATCTATCTGATGGCGCGGGCGACCGTGCCGCATTTCCGCGAACATGGCGGCGGCGTCATCCTCAACATCGGCTCGACGGCGGGCCTGCGTCCGCGTCCGGGCCTGACCTGGTACAATGGCTCGAAGGGCGCGGCGAACCTGATCTCGCAGTCGATGGCGGTCGAGCTCGCGCCGGACAAGATCCGCGTCAACGCCATCGCGCCGGTCGCCGGCGAGACGCCGTTGCTCGCCACCTTCATGGGCGAGGATACGCCCGAGCGGCGCAAGGCCTTCACCTCCACCATCCCGTGGGGCCGCTTCTCGACGCCGCAGGACATCGCCAATGCGGCGCTGTTCCTGTGCTCGGACGAGGCCGACATGGTGACGGGGTCGGTGCTGGCCGTCGACGGCGGACGCTGCGTTTGA